In the genome of Denticeps clupeoides chromosome 13, fDenClu1.1, whole genome shotgun sequence, one region contains:
- the npat gene encoding protein NPAT isoform X3: MLLPSDIARLVLGYLQQEGLTSTTQAFVLESPNLKEYAEHTTEDGTIPSCVFSLFGKNLMTILNEYVAVKAKEMSQENQIPVIMTSLWKKLDFTLNQIKSLQNSPSVVQNQRCRTRNGIVNMRRQSRAQSGPQSPMPAGLSVSAPSNCVATSLPVPQALLSHSTPVCYTFQPARPSPLGIGQSVVHGESPLQIIVPDPRFNPGPLSPARRKCDSPRRRGGGVTGAVRTSAVTSSLAAEAESEDAGSESFPQMVIESAREKILNDRSLQEKLAENINKILSSDSCPHSSKAACNTVEQDQSIDEILGLQGEIHMSDNAIQDILEQTESDPAFHALFELFDYGKSKLSEAMDEGEGSLSGSAPESRELGPVSDPSGLGDLGPVHEDPTPVEARNEQKSKVRNVQEVKNKRKVAHPPGSSRTTVPESPASTSMKKVTGRTQKACTSLIGEKKNKEKDLSSPTVLEEEMIVDADVVDIFQEDSLSRKESEAESNNVGHALPASSALMVCSVPEKGSREESVETPANQDERRLDFVAVQDQVDCVAGAKNAAEQIVSCTGDFTPVPAATPSTPAADTPVSAAQDTDPGKIVSLKIIISDDQDAAASEAALSQAVSSITGDNVPTIFLSSPAKSPGKGLLSITPEETAQAVSSLQSTEVSLVVEGAASKELAPSVPEKTLLALHGPGEVPQEPGVIQLVPASPAYGATGSYFVVANTVDAADGRSNVVVLPSAANQRPVPTIVATAPQPQAVVPTDVAQPYTHGSTFIISSPVQPMLQNVVLPVSVAGKFTVVPNQVLTLPCPAPVQKTAVVKTKPKLAPKEAAVPGIKEPSSQVQKKFVPLSSHSVELLGGGKISSPQGHIRTLCFDTPRSDGTVSPTRARNASSSSPPGQPANNTGARAAHTKPIILGGNRVKRRVETVRLDDRLQPPAPPASRAQADASQPQVETSAASPQSENGEESAVQTCVVPAEASAPSESAGNPSGSGGDAVGSGDKNPVQRGRSRSALTRKESKEQSRPEPGEEGSAERAAAAAVAAAPRELAHVTANKENELSHSPTPQNSAPKATSLSKTSPLTKQAAEMLQDMQVHNPASTPPKREGPSCLDLPLPRTPRPGRVQDETPDCMRTPARKKAGRDGESTPRHLVPPATPDLPSCSPASEAGSENSINMAAHTLMILSRAARTGGPLKDSLRQEEASVAAPTGKTKKRKQTDTSPQAKKELHLSGSGKKKSKKQKKLLDSFPDDLDVDKFLSSLHYDE; this comes from the exons ATGTTGCTGCCGTCCGATATCGCCAGGCTCGTCCTGG GGTATCTGCAACAAGAGGGTCTGACATCTACGACCCAGGCATTCGTTCTGGAGAGCCCTAATCTGAAAGAGTATGCTGAGCATACTACAGAGGATGGAACCATCCCTTCCTGCGTGTTT TCCCTGTTTGGTAAAAACCTGATGACCATTTTGAACGAATATGTGGCGGTCAAAGCGAAGG AGATGAGCCAAGAGAATCAAATCCCAGTCATAATGACTTCACTATGGAAAAAGCTGGACTTCACTCTCAACCAGATCAA GTCATTGCAGAACTCTCCAAGTGTCGTGCAGAACCAGAGAT GTCGTACTAGAAACGGAATAGTGAACATGAGGCGCCAGAGTAGGGCACAAAGCGGCCCACAGTCGCCCATGCCTGCCGGCCTGTCGGTGTCCGCGCCCAGCAACTGTGTTGCTACCTCGCTGCCCGTGCCACAGGCTCTGTTGAGCCACTCTACGCCGGTGTGCTACACCTTCCAGCCGGCCAGGCCGTCTCCGCTGGGCATCGGTCAGTCCGTCGTGCACG GAGAGTCCCCACTGCAGATAATTGTTCCGGATCCCAGATTTAACCCGGGACCCTTGTCACCGGCTCGCAGGAAGTG CGACTCGCCCAGGAGACGGGGTGGCGGGGTCACCGGGGCGGTCCGGACCAGCGCGGTGACCAGCAGCCTCGCCGCTGAAGCGGAGAGCGAAGACGCTGGGTCCGAGAGTTTCCCG CAAATGGTGATTGAAAGTGCGCGAGAGAAGATTCTGAACGACCGCTCCTTACAAGAAAAGCTCGCCGAAAACATCAACAAAATCCTGTCAag CGATAGTTGTCCTCATTCATCAAAGGCAGCATGCAACACCGTGGAACAGGACCAGTCTATTGATGAGATTTTAGGCCTTCAG GGGGAAATTCACATGAGTGACAACGCCATTCAGGACATCCTGGAGCAAACGGAGTCAGACCCTGCTTTCCATGCCCTGTTTGAGCTCTTCGATTACG gCAAAAGCAAATTGTCTGAAGCCATGGACGAGGGAGAAGGTAGTCTGAGTGGCAGCGCCCCCGAAAGCAGAGAGCTGGGACCTGTGAGTGACCCCTCTGGCCTGGGGGACCTGG GTCCGGTCCATGAAGACCCCACACCAGTTGAGGCAAGGAACGAGCAAAAGTCAAAGGTAAGGAATGTCCAGGAGGTCAAAAACAAGAGGAAGGTTGCCCATCCGCCAGGCTCATCCAGGACCACAGTCCCCGAATCTCCAGCATCAACATCTATGAAGAAAGTGACCGGCAGAACACAGAAAGCTTGTACGTCACTGATTGGTGAAAAGAAGAACAAGGAGAAGGACCTGTCCAGCCCGACCGTATTGGAGGAGGAAATGATTGTAGATGCGGACGTAGTGGACATCTTCCAGGAAGACTCACTGTCCAGGAAGGAGTCTGAAGCCGAGAGCAACAATGTAGGACATGCGCTTCCTGCCAGTTCTGCCCTAATGGTTTGTTCAGTACCAGAAAAAGGTTCTCGGGAAGAATCAGTGGAGactccagccaatcaggacgAGAGAAGGTTAGACTTTGTAGCTGTGCAGGATCAGGTGGACTGTGTGGCAGGAGCTAAGAATGCCGCAGAGCAGATAGTCAGCTGCACTGGAGATTTTACACCTGTCCCGGCAGCCACGCCCTCCACACCTGCCGCTGACACGCCCGTTTCTGCAGCCCAAGACACGGACCCCGGCAAGATCGTCTCTCTGAAGATCATCATCAGCGACGATCAGGACGCGGCCGCGTCCGAGGCCGCCCTCTCCCAGGCCGTGTCCAGCATCACCGGTGACAACGTCCCCAccatcttcctctcctcccccgCCAAGTCCCCCGGCAAGGGCCTGCTGTCCATCACCCCGGAGGAGACGGCCCAGGCCGTGAGCAGCTTGCAGAGCACAGAGGTTTCGCTTGTGGTGGAGGGGGCTGCGTCCAAGGAGCTGGCACCGTCCGTCCCCGAGAAGACCCTGCTGGCGCTGCATGGCCCTGGAGAGGTGCCACAAGAGCCTGGCGTCATTCAGCTGGTCCCAGCCAGCCCTGCCTATGGTGCCACCGGTAGTTACTTTGTTGTAGCCAACACCGTAGACGCCGCCGACGGCCGGTCGAACGTGGTGGTGCTTCCGAGCGCCGCCAACCAGAGGCCGGTGCCGACCATAGTGGCCACGGCGCCACAGCCGCAGGCTGTCGTGCCAACGGACGTCGCTCAGCCCTACACGCACG GTTCAACGTTCATTATATCCTCCCCCGTTCAGCCCATGCTGCAGAATGTGGTGCTGCCGGTGTCCGTCGCAGGGAAATTCACCGTAGTTCCCAATCAG gtgctgACGCTGCCATGTCCTGCGCCTGTACAGAAGACCGCTGTGGTTAAAACGAAACCGAAACTTGCCCCTAAAGAGGCTGCGGTTCCAG gtaTTAAAGAACCATCAAGTCAAGTCCAGAAGAAGTTTGTCCCTCTGTCTTCCCACAGCGTAGAGCTGCTGGGTGGCGGGAAAATCTCCAGCCCTCAGGGTCACATCCGAACGCTGTGCTTTGACACACCGAGGTCCGATGGAACCGTCAGTCCCACCCGGGCCAGAAACGCGTCATCCTCATCTCCCCCTGGCCAGCCGGCGAACAACACCGGCGCCAGAGCTGCCCACACAAAGCCCAtcattttggggggaaatcGGGTAAAAAGGAGAGTTGAGACCGTGCGGTTAGACGACCGACTGCAGCCGCCTGCGCCGCCAGCGTCCCGGGCGCAGGCCGATGCGTCTCAGCCACAGGTCGAAACCTCCGCCGCGTCCCCGCAGTCAGAGAACGGTGAGGAATCCGCGGTCCAAACCTGCGTCGTTCCGGCTGAAGCCTCTGCACCGTCCGAATCGGCGGGAAATCCGTCTGGTTCTGGTGGAGACGCCGTTGGTTCGGGTGACAAGAATCCCGTACAGAGGGGCCGGTCGCGGTCGGCGCTCACCAGGAAGGAGTCGAAGGAGCAGTCGAGACCGGAGCCTGGCGAGGAAGGCAGCGCAGagagggcggcggcggcggcggtggcggcggcgccgCGGGAGCTCGCTCACGTGACTGCCAACAAAGAGAACGAGCTGAGCCACTCCCCAACTCCCCAGAACTCCGCCCCCAAAGCCacctccctgagcaagaccagCCCCCTCACCAAGCAGGCTGCTGAAATGTTGCAGGACATGCAGGTGCACAACCCCGCCTCCACCCCGCCTAAAAGGGAGGGGCCGAGCTGCCTCGACCTACCCCTGCCCCGGACCCCGAGGCCCGGGCGTGTCCAAGACGAGACTCCGGACTGCATGCGCACTCCGGCCCGGAAGAAAGCGGGCAGGGACGGGGAGAGTACGCCTCGCCACCTCGTCCCGCCCGCCACGCCCGACCTGCCCTCCTGCAGCCCCGCCAGCGAAGCCGGCAGCGAAAACAGCATCAACATGGCCGCCCACACACTCATGATTCTGTCTCGCGCGGCGCGGACCGGCGGACCGCTGAAAGACAGCCTGCGGCAGGAGGAGGCTTCTGTCGCCGCGCCCACCGGAAAAACCAAGAAACGAAAACAGACAGACACGAGTCCTCAGGCCAAGAAGGAGCTGCACCTTTCCGGGTCTGGCAAGAAGAAGTCCAAA AAACAGAAGAAGCTGCTTGACTCGTTCCCTGATGACCTGGATGTGGACAAGTTTTTGTCGTCTCTACATTACGACGAATAA
- the npat gene encoding protein NPAT isoform X2, whose translation MLLPSDIARLVLGYLQQEGLTSTTQAFVLESPNLKEYAEHTTEDGTIPSCVFSLFGKNLMTILNEYVAVKAKEMSQENQIPVIMTSLWKKLDFTLNQIKSLQNSPSVVQNQRCRTRNGIVNMRRQSRAQSGPQSPMPAGLSVSAPSNCVATSLPVPQALLSHSTPVCYTFQPARPSPLGIGQSVVHGESPLQIIVPDPRFNPGPLSPARRKCDSPRRRGGGVTGAVRTSAVTSSLAAEAESEDAGSESFPQMVIESAREKILNDRSLQEKLAENINKILSSDSCPHSSKAACNTVEQDQSIDEILGLQVDSIQGEIHMSDNAIQDILEQTESDPAFHALFELFDYGKSKLSEAMDEGEGSLSGSAPESRELGPVSDPSGLGDLGPVHEDPTPVEARNEQKSKVRNVQEVKNKRKVAHPPGSSRTTVPESPASTSMKKVTGRTQKACTSLIGEKKNKEKDLSSPTVLEEEMIVDADVVDIFQEDSLSRKESEAESNNVGHALPASSALMVCSVPEKGSREESVETPANQDERRLDFVAVQDQVDCVAGAKNAAEQIVSCTGDFTPVPAATPSTPAADTPVSAAQDTDPGKIVSLKIIISDDQDAAASEAALSQAVSSITGDNVPTIFLSSPAKSPGKGLLSITPEETAQAVSSLQSTEVSLVVEGAASKELAPSVPEKTLLALHGPGEVPQEPGVIQLVPASPAYGATGSYFVVANTVDAADGRSNVVVLPSAANQRPVPTIVATAPQPQAVVPTDVAQPYTHGSTFIISSPVQPMLQNVVLPVSVAGKFTVVPNQVLTLPCPAPVQKTAVVKTKPKLAPKEAAVPGIKEPSSQVQKKFVPLSSHSVELLGGGKISSPQGHIRTLCFDTPRSDGTVSPTRARNASSSSPPGQPANNTGARAAHTKPIILGGNRVKRRVETVRLDDRLQPPAPPASRAQADASQPQVETSAASPQSENGEESAVQTCVVPAEASAPSESAGNPSGSGGDAVGSGDKNPVQRGRSRSALTRKESKEQSRPEPGEEGSAERAAAAAVAAAPRELAHVTANKENELSHSPTPQNSAPKATSLSKTSPLTKQAAEMLQDMQVHNPASTPPKREGPSCLDLPLPRTPRPGRVQDETPDCMRTPARKKAGRDGESTPRHLVPPATPDLPSCSPASEAGSENSINMAAHTLMILSRAARTGGPLKDSLRQEEASVAAPTGKTKKRKQTDTSPQAKKELHLSGSGKKKSKKKLLDSFPDDLDVDKFLSSLHYDE comes from the exons ATGTTGCTGCCGTCCGATATCGCCAGGCTCGTCCTGG GGTATCTGCAACAAGAGGGTCTGACATCTACGACCCAGGCATTCGTTCTGGAGAGCCCTAATCTGAAAGAGTATGCTGAGCATACTACAGAGGATGGAACCATCCCTTCCTGCGTGTTT TCCCTGTTTGGTAAAAACCTGATGACCATTTTGAACGAATATGTGGCGGTCAAAGCGAAGG AGATGAGCCAAGAGAATCAAATCCCAGTCATAATGACTTCACTATGGAAAAAGCTGGACTTCACTCTCAACCAGATCAA GTCATTGCAGAACTCTCCAAGTGTCGTGCAGAACCAGAGAT GTCGTACTAGAAACGGAATAGTGAACATGAGGCGCCAGAGTAGGGCACAAAGCGGCCCACAGTCGCCCATGCCTGCCGGCCTGTCGGTGTCCGCGCCCAGCAACTGTGTTGCTACCTCGCTGCCCGTGCCACAGGCTCTGTTGAGCCACTCTACGCCGGTGTGCTACACCTTCCAGCCGGCCAGGCCGTCTCCGCTGGGCATCGGTCAGTCCGTCGTGCACG GAGAGTCCCCACTGCAGATAATTGTTCCGGATCCCAGATTTAACCCGGGACCCTTGTCACCGGCTCGCAGGAAGTG CGACTCGCCCAGGAGACGGGGTGGCGGGGTCACCGGGGCGGTCCGGACCAGCGCGGTGACCAGCAGCCTCGCCGCTGAAGCGGAGAGCGAAGACGCTGGGTCCGAGAGTTTCCCG CAAATGGTGATTGAAAGTGCGCGAGAGAAGATTCTGAACGACCGCTCCTTACAAGAAAAGCTCGCCGAAAACATCAACAAAATCCTGTCAag CGATAGTTGTCCTCATTCATCAAAGGCAGCATGCAACACCGTGGAACAGGACCAGTCTATTGATGAGATTTTAGGCCTTCAGGTAGACTCCATCCAG GGGGAAATTCACATGAGTGACAACGCCATTCAGGACATCCTGGAGCAAACGGAGTCAGACCCTGCTTTCCATGCCCTGTTTGAGCTCTTCGATTACG gCAAAAGCAAATTGTCTGAAGCCATGGACGAGGGAGAAGGTAGTCTGAGTGGCAGCGCCCCCGAAAGCAGAGAGCTGGGACCTGTGAGTGACCCCTCTGGCCTGGGGGACCTGG GTCCGGTCCATGAAGACCCCACACCAGTTGAGGCAAGGAACGAGCAAAAGTCAAAGGTAAGGAATGTCCAGGAGGTCAAAAACAAGAGGAAGGTTGCCCATCCGCCAGGCTCATCCAGGACCACAGTCCCCGAATCTCCAGCATCAACATCTATGAAGAAAGTGACCGGCAGAACACAGAAAGCTTGTACGTCACTGATTGGTGAAAAGAAGAACAAGGAGAAGGACCTGTCCAGCCCGACCGTATTGGAGGAGGAAATGATTGTAGATGCGGACGTAGTGGACATCTTCCAGGAAGACTCACTGTCCAGGAAGGAGTCTGAAGCCGAGAGCAACAATGTAGGACATGCGCTTCCTGCCAGTTCTGCCCTAATGGTTTGTTCAGTACCAGAAAAAGGTTCTCGGGAAGAATCAGTGGAGactccagccaatcaggacgAGAGAAGGTTAGACTTTGTAGCTGTGCAGGATCAGGTGGACTGTGTGGCAGGAGCTAAGAATGCCGCAGAGCAGATAGTCAGCTGCACTGGAGATTTTACACCTGTCCCGGCAGCCACGCCCTCCACACCTGCCGCTGACACGCCCGTTTCTGCAGCCCAAGACACGGACCCCGGCAAGATCGTCTCTCTGAAGATCATCATCAGCGACGATCAGGACGCGGCCGCGTCCGAGGCCGCCCTCTCCCAGGCCGTGTCCAGCATCACCGGTGACAACGTCCCCAccatcttcctctcctcccccgCCAAGTCCCCCGGCAAGGGCCTGCTGTCCATCACCCCGGAGGAGACGGCCCAGGCCGTGAGCAGCTTGCAGAGCACAGAGGTTTCGCTTGTGGTGGAGGGGGCTGCGTCCAAGGAGCTGGCACCGTCCGTCCCCGAGAAGACCCTGCTGGCGCTGCATGGCCCTGGAGAGGTGCCACAAGAGCCTGGCGTCATTCAGCTGGTCCCAGCCAGCCCTGCCTATGGTGCCACCGGTAGTTACTTTGTTGTAGCCAACACCGTAGACGCCGCCGACGGCCGGTCGAACGTGGTGGTGCTTCCGAGCGCCGCCAACCAGAGGCCGGTGCCGACCATAGTGGCCACGGCGCCACAGCCGCAGGCTGTCGTGCCAACGGACGTCGCTCAGCCCTACACGCACG GTTCAACGTTCATTATATCCTCCCCCGTTCAGCCCATGCTGCAGAATGTGGTGCTGCCGGTGTCCGTCGCAGGGAAATTCACCGTAGTTCCCAATCAG gtgctgACGCTGCCATGTCCTGCGCCTGTACAGAAGACCGCTGTGGTTAAAACGAAACCGAAACTTGCCCCTAAAGAGGCTGCGGTTCCAG gtaTTAAAGAACCATCAAGTCAAGTCCAGAAGAAGTTTGTCCCTCTGTCTTCCCACAGCGTAGAGCTGCTGGGTGGCGGGAAAATCTCCAGCCCTCAGGGTCACATCCGAACGCTGTGCTTTGACACACCGAGGTCCGATGGAACCGTCAGTCCCACCCGGGCCAGAAACGCGTCATCCTCATCTCCCCCTGGCCAGCCGGCGAACAACACCGGCGCCAGAGCTGCCCACACAAAGCCCAtcattttggggggaaatcGGGTAAAAAGGAGAGTTGAGACCGTGCGGTTAGACGACCGACTGCAGCCGCCTGCGCCGCCAGCGTCCCGGGCGCAGGCCGATGCGTCTCAGCCACAGGTCGAAACCTCCGCCGCGTCCCCGCAGTCAGAGAACGGTGAGGAATCCGCGGTCCAAACCTGCGTCGTTCCGGCTGAAGCCTCTGCACCGTCCGAATCGGCGGGAAATCCGTCTGGTTCTGGTGGAGACGCCGTTGGTTCGGGTGACAAGAATCCCGTACAGAGGGGCCGGTCGCGGTCGGCGCTCACCAGGAAGGAGTCGAAGGAGCAGTCGAGACCGGAGCCTGGCGAGGAAGGCAGCGCAGagagggcggcggcggcggcggtggcggcggcgccgCGGGAGCTCGCTCACGTGACTGCCAACAAAGAGAACGAGCTGAGCCACTCCCCAACTCCCCAGAACTCCGCCCCCAAAGCCacctccctgagcaagaccagCCCCCTCACCAAGCAGGCTGCTGAAATGTTGCAGGACATGCAGGTGCACAACCCCGCCTCCACCCCGCCTAAAAGGGAGGGGCCGAGCTGCCTCGACCTACCCCTGCCCCGGACCCCGAGGCCCGGGCGTGTCCAAGACGAGACTCCGGACTGCATGCGCACTCCGGCCCGGAAGAAAGCGGGCAGGGACGGGGAGAGTACGCCTCGCCACCTCGTCCCGCCCGCCACGCCCGACCTGCCCTCCTGCAGCCCCGCCAGCGAAGCCGGCAGCGAAAACAGCATCAACATGGCCGCCCACACACTCATGATTCTGTCTCGCGCGGCGCGGACCGGCGGACCGCTGAAAGACAGCCTGCGGCAGGAGGAGGCTTCTGTCGCCGCGCCCACCGGAAAAACCAAGAAACGAAAACAGACAGACACGAGTCCTCAGGCCAAGAAGGAGCTGCACCTTTCCGGGTCTGGCAAGAAGAAGTCCAAA AAGAAGCTGCTTGACTCGTTCCCTGATGACCTGGATGTGGACAAGTTTTTGTCGTCTCTACATTACGACGAATAA